The Polyangiaceae bacterium genomic interval GTCAGGCTGGGAGGGCTGGGGTACCGCCCCGCGCGTGCACGTGAAGGCCGACATCCCCAACGCGGGCAGCGTTCGCTGGCCCTACCGCTGGGGTGTGAGCTCGAACGCGTACCTCCACACCAACCCGTCGGATGCGGGCGCGGACATGTACGAGGCCACGGTTCAGACCATCAACAAGTTCCAGGACCGATATCCCTGGACCTACTTCCGGCGTCAGAACCGCGACTGGAACTACCGAAACCTGCCGTCGCGCGTGTCCCGCGAGTTCTACGAGCGGCTGCGCGCATACCACTGGAACACCGCGATCAACAACGCGCGACTCCAAGAGAACGGCAGCTTCGCTCAGGCCGCAGGCAGCGACGACTGGTGGCGTCCCTACATCATGGCTGAAACCAAGACGTTCGACGCAATCTCGGAAGCCTTCATGGCCCCGCAGATCGGCGAGTATCAGAGCTGCATCAAGCCGGCAGGTACCACGGCTACGCTGTGGGACTCGGACTGTGGTCTGAACATCGCATCGTCGTTCAGCATCGATGCCGCCACTGGGCGGTACGTCGACCCGGACTTCGATTCGACGGCTGGTGGTGGCGGTTCCTGGGACTACCAGAACTACGTGAACCACGCGGGCTTCACGTTCGAGAAGTCGGATGCGTCTCGCACCCTGACGGACGGACGTGCGGTGCTGTTCACCATCTCGCGTGAGAACTACCTGGACGGCCGTAACGTGAACATCAACTTCCGCAGCGACATGCCCGAGGCGATCGATCGTCTTTTGGGTGGTGTTCTCTCCGGAGACTTCGAGACCGTCGCCCCGTACGTGCTCGCGGCGGACGGACCTAACCCGCCGGTTCATTCGTTCCAGCTGGGGGGTGCTGCCGAACCCACTCGTCCTGCTGGCTCGTACTTGCTGTTCCCCAACGTGGGTTACAAGCAGCAGGTCGGAACGCTGGTCTTCGCGCACATCTTCGCTCGACTCAATGGAGACCTGACTCTCGCCAACAAGATGCGCATTTGGATCGACGGCGGCGTCGACCAGATCAACATCCCGGACGCTCAGAAGGCACTCTTCACCGACCCCGAATCTGGCTACACCTACGTGGCTCGCCGCTATGGTAATTGGCAGATCGACGGCAAGACCGTGGACAAGGGCATCGCTTCGCGCATGTTGCACATGGCGAACCTGCTTGCTGCCCTGGCCTACGAGGTGCAGGGAACTGCGACCAACCCCACGTTGGACGCCTATGGTCGAGTGCAGTACGTGCTGGATGCCGATGGGTTCCCGAAGAAGCGGGCTGACGCTGGCAGCGCAGCCACGGACTTCCGGAACTACGTTGGTCTGTTGGACGCTTCCGTACAGCTGGGCCACATGGTCGGCTACGGCCCGTTCAATGGCTGGGGCAGCATCGACCTCAACTAGTCCCAAACACGGTAGAGGGCGGTCTTCGCCGCCCTCGCCGAACGCCCGAAAGGCCCGGTGCTCGTCACCGGGCCTTTTCGTTTCGTTCTCGTCCCGCCGTCCCGTCGTCCCGCCATCCCGTCGTCCCTCGTCCCCTCGTCTCGTCGTCCCCCGTCCCCTCCCCGCCTTCTTCGAAATGATGTTGGTCCGCCGCGGCCACGACGCGTCCCGGACGTCCTTCTGAGTCGAAAGAACGCCGGTCCGACACCGCGAAGCACGCGCGCCGGAGCGAGCTCGCTCCGGCGCGCGTGCTCCCGCCCTGCGATGGCCGGACAAGACCGCCGCTCCGGCGCGCGCGCTCCCGCCCTGCGATGGCCGGTCCCGCCTGCACCCGAGCAGACAAGACGACTGAGTGCGGCGTTGCGGCGTCCCCCAGATTCGTCCTGCCAATCTCGCCCAGACCTCGCTTCGCGCCTCGGCCATCACGTCCGCTTTCGCGCGGGTCCCTGTGTTGCTCGGCAAGCGCGAGGTTCGCCCAGACGAGAGCGTGCCCGGCGCTGAAACACGGGGCGACGCATGACGACGGTGCACGCGCCGGCTAGCGTCGGCCGGCACCACGCCGTCCATCGCCGGCGACGGTGCACGCGCCGCCTTGCGTCGGCCGGCACCACGCCGTCCATCGCCGGCGACGGTGCACGCGCCGCCTTGCGTCGGCCGGAACCACGCCGTCCATCGCCGGCGACGGTGCACGCGCCGGCTAGCGTCGGCCGGCACCACGCCTGTCCATCGCCGGCGCCGATGGCGGCGCAGCGGCGCGCTCAAGGTCGGAACGCGAGTGCAGCGCGAAGACGACTGCAAGCTCGTCCGTGGGGCAATGACGGCAGCGACGTCCGTTCCGAGTTGGTTCCGCGGCGCACCGACATTCAAATGGACAAGGGCGACACGCGGGGTTGAAGGGACGCGGGCGAAGGACGGCGGGCGCGCGAGAATGTCGCGCGCGCGTCTTGGCGAACGAAGCGCGCGCTCTGGGCGCGGTCATCAGGTGGCGGAGCGCGATCAGGGCGCGCTCATCACCGCCGTGGCTCGCGATGAGGGCGCGGTCATCAGGTGGCGGAGCGCGATCAGGGCGCGGCCATCAGGTAGCCGCGCTTGATGAGACTGGCGATGATCTCGGCGGCTTCCAAGTCCGTGAGCTGCGTGCGATCGAAGAGCGCCTTGATGCTGGGCGCGTTGAGCGCGGTTTGAAGCAGATCCAGATGCGTGGGCTCGAGCTCATGGAGCGGCGCCTCCAGCGGAGTGCGCAGCACCAAGCGGCTGTCGAGGGACGGGATCTTGTCGAGCAGGGCGTTGAGCTCGTCCTGCTGGCGGAAGCCCTCCATCAGGATTTCCTGAACGCTCACGCTGATGGGATTCTCGATGGGCTCTTCCGCCGGGGGATCCAGCTCGAAGAGGCCGTGGGCCCAGGTGAGCATGCGGTAACACGCCTTGAGCGCACCGAGCTCCGGCTGACCGTCGATCATCGCAGTCGATATCATCCCCTGGTCCAGGTAGATGCGACCGATGCTGGTGTCCGTGCGCAGCACGAGTACGCCGGTCTTGCGCGAGGTTCCGAACAGCTGGAGCAAATCCGGTAGCGGGATTTCCTCCAGGTTGCCGGTCATGCGCGGCGCGTCGTCCTTGCCACGGCGCTGCGCGGCTCGGCGAGCGGCCAGACCCTCCAGGTCGCGCTTGCTGGAGGGAGCCTCCGCGCTGACTGCGACCACCTTCAGGATGGAGGTGCCGATCAGGACCCGGTCCCCCTCCCGCAACATCGCGGACTGGATCTTTTCACCGTTGACGAACGTTCCGTTGGTCGAACCCATGTCCTGAATCGTGATGACGCCATTGCGCATCTCGATCTGGGCGTGCCGCCGCGAGACCATCTCCTCCACCAGCACCATGTCGAGATCGCTGGAGCGGCCGATGATGATCTGACGGCCTTCCTCGATGGGAAACTCCCCACCTTGGTACTTGCCGGAAATGAACCTCAGCGCCAGCCCCTTGCGCGGGGACCCTGCCTGCGGACCGGATGGATTCGGCGCGAGTCTGTCGGGCATTAGCTAGCGTTCGAGCCCACCAGGAACGCCCGTCGGACGAGGCGCGTCTCGTACAGGCTTCGAAGCAAAAAGATAGGGCCTACGCATAGATACGGTCAAGCAAAGGGGGAGCCTTGAGTGCACTCTGCCAGCCCTGCCCGCGGGAGCCCGGGTCAGGGGCATTTCGGGCCGCTTTTCTGGGCCTTTCGTCAGGCTGGCTCGACCTCGGGATCGGGCGCCGGGCCGCTCGGGCGGCTCCCCTCCCCCATGACATCTCGCAGGGACGCCATCGAGGTCCGGCCGGAGCTCTCGGCGGGCAGCACGATGGAGAAGACGGCGCCGCCCACCGCTCGGGAGGAGGCGTCGATCCGGCCCCCCATCTCCTCGACCATGCGTTGGCTGATGGCCAGGCCCAGACCGGTTCCCTTGTCCTTGGTGGTGAAGAAGGGAACGAACAGGTTGTCGAGGACCGCGGGCGGGATGCCCGGGCCGTCGTCGCGAACGGCGATCTCCACCCAGTCGCTGGTGGGCCCCTCCTTGTCGCCGGGTCCCCCCTGACGCATGGAGGTGGTGACGGACACGTTCTGGGCTCCTGCCTCCCAGGCGTTCTGGACCAGATTGATCAAGACCTGCCGCAGCTGTTCGGCATCCGCACGCACCGGAGGCAAGAGCTCGTCGAGATCCGTGCGGATGGAGTGCTCTACGGAGCGCCCTTGGGACGACAGCACCTGGAGCGTTCGCCGTACCACTGCGTTCACGTCCACCGCTCCGGGATTGCCTTTGGATGGTCGGGCGTAGTCGAGAACGGAACCCACGACGCGATCGAGACGATCGACCTCCTCGAGGATGATCCCGAGAAACTCCTCCGCGTGAGGATCGAGCGGTCCGTCCTGAGGCTCGGCCAAGAGCTGTGCGGCACCCTTGATTGCTCCGAGCGGATTCTTGACCTCGTGCGCGAGACCCGCCGCCATCTGGCCCAGTGCTGCGAGGCGGTCCCGCTCCTGCATGCGGCGATACTGCCGAGAGTTCTCGATCACCACGCCGATCTGCACGGCCAGGGCTTCGAGCAGCGTGACGTCGTCCGGCGAGAAAGCGTCGCTGACGCGATCGTCCACCACCATGAGCAGTCCCACCAATGCCTTGTTCTCGCCACGAATGGCCAAGCACACGCCGTCCCGCAGCGGACCCAAGAGCTCCGCGGCGGCCAGCAAGCGCTCGTCGGCGTCCAGCTCCGGTCCCCGCTCCCCGCGGCGCGCCTCCGCCACGTTGCGGAGGTGTTCTTCCATCAAGAGCGAAGGGGCGGTGTGCAGTCGCTCCAGGAGCGGACGCGCAATGGCACCATCGATGCGAGCAGGTGCTGCCGGTCCAAAGGAGAGGCCCAGCTCGAAATCCGTACCCACCGGGTCCCGCAGGTAGAGCGCTGCACCGGTGGCACGGCGCGAAAGCTCGAGCTCGGCCAGCACGATCTGCATCATCTCTCCCACCTGCAGCACGTGCACCAGCTCTCGTCGCGCATTCGATACGGCGCGCTCGAGATCCACGCGTTCCAGGAAGAAGACGCGGTGAATGTAGCGCTCGACCTTGTCCCGAAGCGGCTCGAACAGCACCAGGATCACGATCGAAGCGAGGATCGCGTTCAGGTACATGGTGGAGAACCCACCCACCAGATCCACGAACACGTAGAAGATGCCCGCCAGGCAGAACGCGAGCAGCGTGGAGACCAGCAGCTGGCCGAGGATGTCGTACAGATCCACCAGCCGCTCGCGGATCATCGACTCTGCCAGCACGAACAGGAACACGATGCTGAGCACGGCGCCCACCGGGGGCAGCGGCGCGCCGATGAACCACAGGAAGTCCGCCAGGGTGAAGGCGGCGGCGAGGGCGCCGATCAGCACCAGGAAACGCACGCGACGTTGGGTCGCACGCGAGCGACTACGCTCACCCCGCTTGGCGAGCGACCACAGGCCCGCGGACAGCAGGCTGAACACGTAGAAGACCACGGCGCCACGCGCGAGCGGGTGGTCGTGCTGCGGCGAGAGCACCAACAGCAGCATCGGAATCATGAGTACGCCCGCCACGCGCACCAGCGTGGAGCGGCGCTCGAGGCGGGGAACGATGACCTCGAACAGGTTCAGGGCGAACTGCGGGAGCAGCACCGCGAGAATGGCGGTGAACCGTACCCAGACGTCCGCGCGGACGAAGTGGTACAGCCACTGTGCGATGTACCAGAGGCCAATGTCCGCGGCGAAAGCCGCGAAGTAGAGATGGGCTCGGCGCCGGCCACCGCGAAGCAGGATGGAAACCGCGATCGCGAGAGCCAGCGCACCGCAGAACAGACTTGTCCGCGTACGCAGATCCACGGGTCACCAGGGTAGCCGACAACCGCCGGGCCGGCGATTCAGTGGGTGGTGTTCGTGGTCCCGGTGGTGTCCTTGGTGGCGTTCTCCACGTCACCAGCGGGATTGGTCGGGTCGTCCGTCGCTCCCCACGTCCAGGGATACGGGGTGGGATCCTTGGGATCGTTCGGCTCCGCGGCGTGGCCGGCCCAGGGATAGGGCGTTGGGCCGCCATTTGGCGGGGTCCGAGGATTGACCGGATCCCCAGGCTGGCTCGGCGTGTCCTGGGGCTGCTCCTGAGCCGCCTGAACGTCGAGCTCGTAGCCCTGCTCGCCGAGGTCCCCCGAGTCTCGAACGTCCATGGCACATCCCAGTACCGAGGACAAAACCAACGCCGCGAGGGCGAGGAGGCTGAACCGCTTCACGACACGTCCTCCAAAGTCTCCAACAGTCCGTACTGTTTCACGAGCTGGCTCAAACGCGGGCGTTTCATTCCGAGAATGCTCGCCGCGCGGGTGATGTTCCCCGAGGTCTCCGCCAGCGCGCGTGCGATGCACTCGCGCTCGATGTTGCGCTTGAGGTCCGACAGGCTGACGCCGTCCCGGATCTCTCGATACGCTGCGCCGGTCACCGGCTCCTCCACCACGGGGGAGACGTCGGCCGGGGCAGACGGGGAAGGTGGGGGGAGCGTCGCGCGCCGCGTGTCCAACACCACCGGCTCGGTGGGGACTCGTCGTAGCGCTTCCACGTGCTCCACCAGGTCCGAGACCTGAATCACGTCCCCCACGGCGAAGAGCGAGGCCGCGCGAAGGGCGTTTTCCAGCTCACGGACGTTGCCCGGCCAGCGATGCCGGGCCAGTAGCTCGAGCGACTCCCTCGACATCTGCTTGGGCTCTTCCTTGCGCTCCCGCGCGATGCGCTCCAGCAACGCCTCGGTGAGCTGCGGCAGATCCGAGACGCGATCTCGAAGCGCCGGAACTGCCAGCGCAATCCCGCTCAAGCGGTAGAACAAGTCTTCGCGGAACTCGCCGCGCTCCACCATCGACCGCAAATCCCGATTGGTGGCGCACACGATGCGAACGTCCACGGGGATCGGCGAGCTGCCACCCACGCGCTCGATGGTGCGCTCCTCGAGCACGCGGAGCAGGGCGACCTGGGTGCGGGGCGAGATGTCTCCGATCTCGTCCAGGAACAGAGTGCCGCCGTCCGCTCGCTCGAAGCGGCCACGACGCCGAGCGCCGGCGCCGGTGAACGCGCCCTTCTCGTGGCCGAACAGCTCGCTGAGGAGCAGCGACTCCACCAAAGCGGCGCAGTTCACCTTGACCATGGGCCCGGCCGCGCGCGCGCTCTGCTGGTGGATCAGCTCGGCCACCAGCTCCTTGCCGGTCCCGCTCTCGCCGAGCAGCAACACGGTGTTGTCCGTGGGAGCCACGCGAGCCGCGGAGTCGAGCAGCGCCCGAACCGCTGGGTGACGCCCGACGTAGCGGGGACCCGACTTGTTGGCTCGTGGGCGCGAGGCCGACACGGGACCTTCGCTTGGCGGCGCGACATCGTCCGCGTCCGTATGAGCCAGGCGCTCGAGGCGCGCCACGCGCATCACGTCCCGGCGTGCCAGATAGGCATCGCGGAGATCCGATGGCAGCGCGGCGGCGACCTCGTCGCGAAGGGCCCGGGCCTGGGAGATGTGAGCGCGCGCCGCGTCCACGTCTCCCTCGCCGAAGGCGATCTCCGCGGCCAGCACGTGGGCTTCTCGAGCGAGCTCTTCGTCCCCGGCCTCTCGGGCGATGACCACGGCCGCTCGGGCGGGCTCTTCTCCACCGCGACCGGCAGCGCGCGCCACGTGAGCCGTGAGCAACGTTGCTTCCGCGCGGTCGTAGGGGGACGCGGCGATTTCCATCGCGCGAGCGGCTTCCGCTTCGGCGCGGGCCACGACGCCGTCTTCCAAGGCGATGCGCGCCGCCAGACGATGGCACTCGCCAACCTTGTCGCCGTCGCTCGCGTGGGCGGCGGTTCGCAGGGCGGCGCGTACGTCGCGCTCCGCCTCGAGAGTGCGACCCTTCTCCAGGTGCACACGAGCGGCGGCCAGCGACAGCTCCGTGAGTCGGGACGCCGGAGCACCCGCGCCCAGAGACTGACGGCCGAAGCGCAATGCCTGCTCCGCCTGTTCCACCAGACCGAGGCGCAGCCGGAGCTCCACGACGTTGGTGATGTCGCGGGCGAAGTTCAGACGGTCTCCCAAGCGGCGGTGAACTAGCGTGGTGCGCTCGAGAAGTCCGAGGGCGTCGGCGTAGTCGTGTCGCTCGATCGCCAGCACCGCGAGGTTCGAGAGAGCAAATGCCACCGCGCGCGACTCGCCCCGCTCTTCGCCGTCACGCAGTACGGCATCCAACATCGAGTGGGCTTCGTCCGAGCTCCCGCGCGACAGCAGAGCAATGGCGCGATTGACGCGGGCCCGGAGCTCCTCCGTGGACAAGCCGAGGGCGATGGCGTCGCAAACGTCCTCCGCGAAGTGCTCGTCAGCGCGGCTCCAATCGCCTCGGGCCAAGAGCATCTTGCCGAGCAGGTTGCGCGCCCCCAAACGCACCCGGCCATCCTGCGCCGCCCTCAGCACTTCTTGCGCCAAGCGTTCCGCCTCCGCGAGATCGCCGCGGGCGTAGCGCACCTCTCCGATTTGAACGATGGCCTCTTGCCGCTCGCTGTCCTGCGCCAGATCACGAGCACGAGCCAGCGCCGCGTCCGCGCTCACCAGATCGCCTCGCGCCAAGCTGGCGCGACCGAGCACGAAGGCTGCGCGGAAGGAGGGTTCCCCGGTAGAGGCGGCCTTGGCCCAATCCAAGGCGACGTCCACGTCTCCCAGATCCAGCGCCAACTCCGCACCGGCGAGCAAGAGCGCGGACGGCGAGGCGCTCAGGGACTCGATCGCGCTGCGATAGCGCTGCCACAAGCTCGCACGACTGGTAGCGTCCCCGGCCAAGGCCAACGCCCGGCGCAACGCGGCCTGGCCGGCTTGCACCTGACCCGAGCGCGTCAGCAGCTCGCCACTTCGAGCGTGAGCCCAAGGATCCTCGGGAAAAACCTCAACCAGCGCCGCCGCGACGTGGGAGTCCGCAGCGCTGGGCGCGGGCGCCTCGAGCTCCACGATCTCCACCAAGCCGTCCCGTGACTCGAGCAGACCCAGCGCTTCGAGCTCTTGGACCGCGTCGCGATCCCCCAGGCGAGAAAGCGCCGGCTCCGGCCACGGCCGAGCAGCGAGCACCAACGCCTGCGCCAACTGTCGCGCCGCCGCGGATTCGGGAAATACCCACGGCTGCGGCTTGAGCACCTGCGCCGCCGCATGCCAACCGTCGAGCTCGGCGAGCCGACTGCCGTGACGCGCGCGCCCGAGGGCGGCAACGGCTTCCCACCAACGCGCTGCACTGACGTCGTCCAGCTCTGCCTCGAGCTCGAACCAACTGGCAGTGCGGAGCTCGAGCTCTGCGTCGGGCATGACCAACACGACGAGCAACGCGCCATCGAGATGCTCCGCGCAGGCGCGGACTACGGCCTGACCCCAAGCGTCACGAGCACGAAGGGGAGCGATCAACACGGCGTGCTCCGCCGACGCGCGCACGGCGAGCAGGCGTCCCACCTCGGCAGCGTCGTCTGCGTGAGCGCGAATTCCGAGTCGCGAAGCGACGTCCCGCCAGGGGCTCTCGCTCAGCTGCGCAGCTCTGAACACGTTTCGACCGACGGCTTGCGCGCGCCGCTCCACGTGCCGTGCGGCGGCCAGCGCGATGGCCACCTCCGGCACGCGCACCGCGAGCACGCCGTGGCTGCTGACCAGGCGCACGACGTCGTCGAGCACCTGAAACGAAGGACGAAGCTCCGATGCGACAGAGCTGAGGGAAGGCACCGCCAAGACCCTCTAACGCTAACCTCGGCGGGGGGCCTCGGCAACGCGCGAACTCCTATTTTTTCTGCGGTTTTCGCGATTTTCGGGTGGGGAAACTTACACCGGGGTTGGATGCCCCACCCGAATCCAGCACGGCTGCCACGCTGCGCAGCGCCTCAGGTGCCGCATCCCCCAAGGCTTTTGCCAAAATAAGCTGTAATTTCGCGGACTCACAATACAGACCCAGAAGCGCCGGCGCGCTCTTTTGGAGCGCCGCGAGGTGTCGAGCCACGGTCGCCGCGTCGCCCCGACGGATCGGGCCGCTCAGCGCCTCCGGCAGCCCCACTACTTCCAGGTTGTCGGCCACGCTCCGGAGCAAGGGGGCCAACACCCGCGCCGCCTCGTCCCGCGGCACTCCCGCCGCCGCCAACAGCTCTGCTCCGGCGGCGGCGAGCGCCACACCGCCGTTGGCGACGATGCCCCCCGCCGCGTGATAGAGCGCGCGCTTCACGCGCCACCGCTGCGGCCGCATGCCCAGCGCGCGCCCCAGCGTGCTCGCTCGCCGTACGGCAACCTCGTCTCCGCTCACGAGCAGCAATGCACCCGCGAAGCTCGGGCTCGTCTTCCGCGATGCGAAGCTCAACATGGGATGCGCCTGACCGACACCCGCCGCGCATCGGCGCAGAGGCGCCAGCACCTCGGTGCCCATCGCTCCGGCCACGTGCACCACGGCGGTGCGGCGTGACACCCAGGGAGCAAGCTCTCGCGCGACGCGCTGCAGGTCGCCGTCGCGTACGGCGAGCACCAACAGCGCATCTCGAATGGGAGCGCGCACACCGCGACCGAGCGCGATCAACTGCACGCGGTGCGGCGTCGACGCGAGTCCCCGCGAAAGTCCGCGCCCCACCTTGCCGGCACCCAAGATGGTGACGTTCATCGATACAAGCCCTGCTCAAGCACGTAGGCGAGCACCGAACGCGGCAGCAGGTGAGCGAGCTCCTTTTCGCTCTCCGAAGCGACCAGCTCTCGAATGCGCGTGGACGACACCTCCGGCAACACGGCGACCGGTGCGTCCGCGTGGGGGTAGCCCACTCGCCCCAGCACCAGAGGCGGCGCAATCTGGCAAATCCGCTCGAAAGCGTGCCATTTTCGCGCTTCGAACAGCACGTCCGAGCCCACCACCAGGCGTAAGGACCAGTCCGGATGCCGGGCGCGAAGATGCTCCAGAGTCCGCAGCGTGAGGCTCGGCGTCTCGAGCTCGGACTCCACCGAGCTCACCTCGACCCCCGGCAGCCAAGCCACCGCGCGGCGACACATCTCCACGCGGTGCTCGAAGGGCGCCAGGGGTTTTTCGAACGCGTGGCGGAACACCGGAACCACGAGCACGCGATCCACGTCCATCGCGCTCAGCAAGTAAGCACACGCGAGCACGTGGGCGACGTGCGGTGGGTTGAAGCTGCCGCCATAGAACGCCACTCGCGTCACGACTCGGGGCTCCGCATGCTGAGGCGTGGCCCGCTGCCCGCGATGAAGCGCTCGCGTCGGATCTCGCGTCCCATGTTGTCGAACAGCGCCAGGTGGATGCCGTCATCCAGATCCTCGAGCACCATCATGCCGAAGTGGTCCAGGCTTCCGGGTGACAGGAACCAACGGGAGCCGACTTGTT includes:
- a CDS encoding DUF2520 domain-containing protein, producing MNVTILGAGKVGRGLSRGLASTPHRVQLIALGRGVRAPIRDALLVLAVRDGDLQRVARELAPWVSRRTAVVHVAGAMGTEVLAPLRRCAAGVGQAHPMLSFASRKTSPSFAGALLLVSGDEVAVRRASTLGRALGMRPQRWRVKRALYHAAGGIVANGGVALAAAGAELLAAAGVPRDEAARVLAPLLRSVADNLEVVGLPEALSGPIRRGDAATVARHLAALQKSAPALLGLYCESAKLQLILAKALGDAAPEALRSVAAVLDSGGASNPGVSFPTRKSRKPQKK
- a CDS encoding ATP-binding protein, with amino-acid sequence MDLRTRTSLFCGALALAIAVSILLRGGRRRAHLYFAAFAADIGLWYIAQWLYHFVRADVWVRFTAILAVLLPQFALNLFEVIVPRLERRSTLVRVAGVLMIPMLLLVLSPQHDHPLARGAVVFYVFSLLSAGLWSLAKRGERSRSRATQRRVRFLVLIGALAAAFTLADFLWFIGAPLPPVGAVLSIVFLFVLAESMIRERLVDLYDILGQLLVSTLLAFCLAGIFYVFVDLVGGFSTMYLNAILASIVILVLFEPLRDKVERYIHRVFFLERVDLERAVSNARRELVHVLQVGEMMQIVLAELELSRRATGAALYLRDPVGTDFELGLSFGPAAPARIDGAIARPLLERLHTAPSLLMEEHLRNVAEARRGERGPELDADERLLAAAELLGPLRDGVCLAIRGENKALVGLLMVVDDRVSDAFSPDDVTLLEALAVQIGVVIENSRQYRRMQERDRLAALGQMAAGLAHEVKNPLGAIKGAAQLLAEPQDGPLDPHAEEFLGIILEEVDRLDRVVGSVLDYARPSKGNPGAVDVNAVVRRTLQVLSSQGRSVEHSIRTDLDELLPPVRADAEQLRQVLINLVQNAWEAGAQNVSVTTSMRQGGPGDKEGPTSDWVEIAVRDDGPGIPPAVLDNLFVPFFTTKDKGTGLGLAISQRMVEEMGGRIDASSRAVGGAVFSIVLPAESSGRTSMASLRDVMGEGSRPSGPAPDPEVEPA
- a CDS encoding sigma 54-interacting transcriptional regulator, which codes for MPSLSSVASELRPSFQVLDDVVRLVSSHGVLAVRVPEVAIALAAARHVERRAQAVGRNVFRAAQLSESPWRDVASRLGIRAHADDAAEVGRLLAVRASAEHAVLIAPLRARDAWGQAVVRACAEHLDGALLVVLVMPDAELELRTASWFELEAELDDVSAARWWEAVAALGRARHGSRLAELDGWHAAAQVLKPQPWVFPESAAARQLAQALVLAARPWPEPALSRLGDRDAVQELEALGLLESRDGLVEIVELEAPAPSAADSHVAAALVEVFPEDPWAHARSGELLTRSGQVQAGQAALRRALALAGDATSRASLWQRYRSAIESLSASPSALLLAGAELALDLGDVDVALDWAKAASTGEPSFRAAFVLGRASLARGDLVSADAALARARDLAQDSERQEAIVQIGEVRYARGDLAEAERLAQEVLRAAQDGRVRLGARNLLGKMLLARGDWSRADEHFAEDVCDAIALGLSTEELRARVNRAIALLSRGSSDEAHSMLDAVLRDGEERGESRAVAFALSNLAVLAIERHDYADALGLLERTTLVHRRLGDRLNFARDITNVVELRLRLGLVEQAEQALRFGRQSLGAGAPASRLTELSLAAARVHLEKGRTLEAERDVRAALRTAAHASDGDKVGECHRLAARIALEDGVVARAEAEAARAMEIAASPYDRAEATLLTAHVARAAGRGGEEPARAAVVIAREAGDEELAREAHVLAAEIAFGEGDVDAARAHISQARALRDEVAAALPSDLRDAYLARRDVMRVARLERLAHTDADDVAPPSEGPVSASRPRANKSGPRYVGRHPAVRALLDSAARVAPTDNTVLLLGESGTGKELVAELIHQQSARAAGPMVKVNCAALVESLLLSELFGHEKGAFTGAGARRRGRFERADGGTLFLDEIGDISPRTQVALLRVLEERTIERVGGSSPIPVDVRIVCATNRDLRSMVERGEFREDLFYRLSGIALAVPALRDRVSDLPQLTEALLERIARERKEEPKQMSRESLELLARHRWPGNVRELENALRAASLFAVGDVIQVSDLVEHVEALRRVPTEPVVLDTRRATLPPPSPSAPADVSPVVEEPVTGAAYREIRDGVSLSDLKRNIERECIARALAETSGNITRAASILGMKRPRLSQLVKQYGLLETLEDVS
- a CDS encoding DUF4388 domain-containing protein; this encodes MPDRLAPNPSGPQAGSPRKGLALRFISGKYQGGEFPIEEGRQIIIGRSSDLDMVLVEEMVSRRHAQIEMRNGVITIQDMGSTNGTFVNGEKIQSAMLREGDRVLIGTSILKVVAVSAEAPSSKRDLEGLAARRAAQRRGKDDAPRMTGNLEEIPLPDLLQLFGTSRKTGVLVLRTDTSIGRIYLDQGMISTAMIDGQPELGALKACYRMLTWAHGLFELDPPAEEPIENPISVSVQEILMEGFRQQDELNALLDKIPSLDSRLVLRTPLEAPLHELEPTHLDLLQTALNAPSIKALFDRTQLTDLEAAEIIASLIKRGYLMAAP
- the nadD gene encoding nicotinate (nicotinamide) nucleotide adenylyltransferase, which translates into the protein MTRVAFYGGSFNPPHVAHVLACAYLLSAMDVDRVLVVPVFRHAFEKPLAPFEHRVEMCRRAVAWLPGVEVSSVESELETPSLTLRTLEHLRARHPDWSLRLVVGSDVLFEARKWHAFERICQIAPPLVLGRVGYPHADAPVAVLPEVSSTRIRELVASESEKELAHLLPRSVLAYVLEQGLYR